One segment of Nostoc flagelliforme CCNUN1 DNA contains the following:
- the plsY gene encoding glycerol-3-phosphate 1-O-acyltransferase PlsY: MAIWLTACGAIIVIAYLLGSFPTGYIAVKQLKGIDIREVGSGSTGATNVLRTLGKGPGAFVLVLDALKGVLAIALVYWLFNFNPIQNYIPPTVDAQVWQPWLVTIAGLAAILGHSKSIFLGFTGGKSVAISLGILLAMSWQIGLATAGVFAIVVAISRIVSLSSIAGAIAVPIFMVIWHQPLPYILFGIAGGLYVILRHRTNIERLLAGTEPKIGQNVATPEQTT; the protein is encoded by the coding sequence ATGGCTATTTGGTTAACCGCATGTGGGGCAATTATCGTCATAGCTTACCTGCTGGGTTCTTTTCCCACTGGGTACATTGCTGTGAAGCAGTTAAAAGGTATTGATATTCGGGAAGTTGGTTCAGGTTCCACTGGAGCAACTAATGTACTAAGAACCTTGGGGAAAGGGCCAGGAGCATTCGTTTTAGTACTTGATGCCTTAAAGGGAGTATTAGCGATCGCTCTAGTTTACTGGTTATTCAATTTTAACCCAATTCAAAATTATATACCTCCTACGGTAGATGCACAAGTGTGGCAACCGTGGCTAGTAACAATAGCTGGGTTAGCTGCCATCCTGGGACATAGTAAATCAATTTTTTTGGGCTTTACCGGTGGTAAATCTGTTGCTATCAGCCTGGGGATTTTGTTGGCAATGAGTTGGCAGATAGGTTTAGCAACAGCCGGTGTGTTTGCCATCGTCGTAGCGATATCGCGGATTGTCTCTTTGAGTTCAATTGCAGGTGCGATCGCAGTTCCCATTTTCATGGTAATTTGGCATCAACCGTTACCCTATATTCTGTTTGGGATTGCCGGTGGATTATATGTGATTTTGCGCCATCGCACTAATATTGAACGACTGCTTGCGGGAACGGAGCCAAAAATTGGGCAAAATGTAGCGACACCAGAACAAACGACATAA
- a CDS encoding RNA-guided endonuclease InsQ/TnpB family protein, producing the protein MKQVLTVSCKIQVTPEQVAKIDATLQAFADACEYVNKTAPPTLVNELAMQSLVYHSVRALFGLSSQLAIHAVRRVSGNRKTAKQKGKPVTGFAPTSATYDVRTFSFREKDWTVSLTLIGGRERLTLAIGNYQRGLLKGQNPKTAALVKRNNGTYYLNIQLESEPPTPEKTDIVLGVDLGRTDIAVTSNGDKFSGQNITKIRDKYARVRAQLQHKSAKGTRSSRRRCRQLQQRLSGKERRFQTHINHITSYQIVKGAKDNNQMIALEELTGIRERTNTLPRSKRERRLSNSWSFYQLRQFIDYKAIKFGVKLVLVDPRYTSQTCHNCLHIHPLKGESYRSGKKFVCSNCEWVGDADLNGAKNISAIGAVIVNQPRGSGLSCKLEVRKIEYVQLSLFDISRASESSHLSR; encoded by the coding sequence ATGAAACAAGTCCTGACAGTATCCTGCAAAATCCAAGTCACACCTGAACAAGTTGCCAAAATTGATGCAACGTTGCAGGCTTTCGCGGATGCTTGCGAGTATGTGAACAAAACTGCACCACCAACCTTGGTAAACGAATTGGCGATGCAGTCTTTGGTTTATCACAGCGTCAGGGCGTTGTTTGGATTGTCTTCTCAGTTGGCTATTCATGCGGTAAGGAGAGTATCTGGAAATCGCAAGACTGCTAAACAAAAAGGAAAGCCAGTTACAGGTTTTGCGCCGACTTCTGCCACCTATGACGTAAGAACGTTCAGCTTTCGAGAAAAAGACTGGACAGTTAGCTTGACGTTGATTGGTGGTAGGGAAAGATTAACTCTTGCCATTGGTAACTACCAAAGAGGATTGTTGAAGGGACAAAACCCAAAAACAGCGGCTTTGGTAAAACGCAATAATGGCACATACTATCTGAATATTCAGCTTGAATCTGAGCCACCAACACCGGAAAAAACAGATATTGTTTTGGGTGTCGATTTGGGTAGAACAGATATTGCGGTTACTTCTAACGGGGATAAATTTAGTGGACAAAACATAACTAAGATTCGGGATAAATACGCCAGAGTTAGAGCGCAACTCCAACACAAGTCCGCGAAAGGCACAAGAAGTAGTCGGCGCAGATGTCGCCAGCTTCAGCAACGGTTGTCGGGGAAGGAAAGGCGTTTTCAGACTCATATTAATCACATCACCAGCTACCAAATCGTAAAGGGAGCCAAGGATAACAATCAGATGATTGCCTTGGAAGAATTGACCGGAATCAGAGAACGCACAAATACTTTGCCTCGTAGTAAACGAGAACGCCGACTTTCTAACAGTTGGAGTTTTTATCAGTTGCGGCAATTTATAGATTACAAAGCGATTAAGTTTGGGGTGAAGCTGGTTCTTGTTGACCCAAGATATACCTCGCAAACCTGCCACAACTGCTTGCATATTCATCCCCTAAAGGGAGAATCGTATCGCAGTGGCAAGAAGTTTGTTTGTAGTAATTGTGAATGGGTTGGTGATGCTGATTTGAATGGGGCGAAAAATATTTCTGCAATTGGGGCTGTAATTGTAAACCAGCCTCGTGGTTCAGGATTATCTTGTAAGCTAGAAGTGCGAAAAATTGAGTATGTGCAACTAAGCTTATTTGATATTTCTAGGGCTTCTGAAAGCTCCCACCTCAGCCGTTAG